The following coding sequences are from one Desulfosporosinus orientis DSM 765 window:
- a CDS encoding GAF domain-containing protein, translated as MSKGLLKKLVSKKGFKSLIADIEKIMQSPFCIKDEKGKVLIGNDPGNKSMHPVNFNSEIVGWVCGDEQLSGLANLLSFWMSLESEKTSLGKELLDRYREITFYFNITEQLAGNHGPKEAAKLLIAEAKRIIKAEDISILLIDKDDAELLATSTSESFSGEIFQACQVIVHNVLKNAKPEVINQLSGDHRCVQESMPVEALMCAPLTINNKILGVIMVSNDTGNGYTAGDLKMLMTVAYQAAAAIENAKLVAALKETIIDLQTKKEELTEAIKVRMEFSHLFISVVLMFSLYTFLLAIMDKIQVNEQSLYVTSRFLEISFVFANVWLVFRSGLPLNSFGITLLNTKKAIWESLLISAVLMSGLVIFKWYLLKKMPAFQGASIFTWNYVGWDYVTYIVVAPLQEFLTRGVLQGSIQRFLMGRFNWLWATILTSTLFGVFHVHESLMLGIAAIAGGMVWGSMYARHKNLIGVSLCHFLIGNWLGILGLWNMMIG; from the coding sequence ATGAGTAAAGGATTGCTTAAAAAGTTAGTCTCCAAGAAAGGGTTTAAAAGTTTAATCGCAGATATCGAGAAGATTATGCAATCTCCCTTTTGCATAAAAGACGAAAAGGGGAAGGTTTTGATTGGAAATGACCCCGGCAATAAGTCAATGCATCCAGTAAATTTTAACTCGGAAATTGTTGGCTGGGTCTGTGGAGATGAACAATTATCAGGGCTCGCTAACCTTCTTTCATTTTGGATGAGCTTAGAATCTGAAAAGACCAGCCTTGGCAAAGAATTATTAGACAGGTATAGGGAGATCACCTTTTATTTTAATATTACCGAACAGTTGGCAGGCAATCATGGACCTAAAGAGGCTGCTAAGCTCCTGATAGCAGAGGCGAAAAGGATTATAAAAGCGGAAGATATTTCAATATTACTTATTGATAAGGATGATGCTGAATTATTAGCCACGTCCACGTCAGAAAGCTTTTCCGGAGAAATTTTTCAAGCCTGTCAAGTCATTGTCCACAATGTACTCAAAAATGCCAAACCAGAAGTCATTAATCAATTATCTGGGGATCATCGCTGCGTTCAGGAGAGCATGCCGGTTGAGGCCCTAATGTGTGCCCCTCTGACCATTAACAATAAAATATTGGGCGTCATTATGGTCAGCAATGATACGGGCAATGGCTACACTGCGGGTGATTTGAAAATGCTGATGACCGTTGCCTATCAAGCTGCGGCAGCTATTGAAAATGCTAAGTTGGTTGCTGCTTTAAAAGAGACCATTATTGACCTGCAGACAAAAAAAGAGGAACTGACTGAAGCAATCAAAGTCAGAATGGAATTTAGCCATTTGTTTATTTCGGTTGTCTTGATGTTTAGCTTGTATACTTTTTTACTAGCTATTATGGATAAGATTCAAGTCAATGAACAGAGTCTTTATGTAACAAGCCGATTCCTTGAGATCAGTTTTGTTTTTGCCAATGTATGGCTGGTTTTTCGCAGCGGGCTGCCCCTCAATAGTTTCGGTATCACTCTATTAAACACCAAGAAAGCAATTTGGGAATCTCTTCTGATCAGTGCAGTTCTTATGAGCGGATTGGTGATCTTCAAATGGTATTTGCTTAAAAAGATGCCTGCATTTCAGGGTGCCTCAATTTTTACCTGGAACTATGTGGGATGGGATTACGTCACATATATTGTGGTTGCTCCCCTGCAGGAATTTTTGACACGAGGAGTCTTGCAAGGTTCAATTCAACGATTTTTGATGGGTCGATTTAACTGGTTATGGGCGACTATTTTGACATCCACATTGTTTGGCGTTTTTCATGTTCACGAATCCCTTATGTTGGGAATTGCGGCTATTGCCGGCGGAATGGTGTGGGGATCTATGTATGCCAGGCATAAGAACTTGATCGGGGTAAGCCTATGTCATTTCTTAATCGGTAACTGGCTTGGAATACTTGGTCTTTGGAATATGATGATAGGTTAG
- a CDS encoding response regulator transcription factor, translated as MHKILIADDEPHIRILLEQTLEELEDEGVELIVTENGSEALENIQAEKPALVFLDVMMPKMNGFEVCETVKKQKDLRDLFIVLLTAKGQEFDKLKGQEVGADLYMTKPFNPDEIVSKAREVLGL; from the coding sequence ATGCATAAGATACTAATTGCGGATGATGAACCACATATTAGAATTTTATTGGAGCAGACCTTAGAAGAGTTGGAGGATGAGGGAGTAGAACTGATCGTAACTGAGAATGGTTCGGAGGCATTAGAAAATATTCAAGCCGAAAAACCAGCATTAGTGTTTCTCGATGTCATGATGCCTAAAATGAATGGGTTTGAGGTTTGTGAAACGGTAAAAAAACAAAAGGATTTAAGAGATCTATTTATTGTTTTGTTAACAGCGAAAGGTCAAGAGTTTGATAAGTTAAAAGGACAGGAAGTTGGTGCTGATCTCTATATGACAAAACCATTTAATCCCGATGAGATCGTGTCCAAGGCTCGGGAAGTATTAGGACTATAA
- a CDS encoding DUF4352 domain-containing protein: MENATPKIGRQRRYFSHKQYCLLVLLVPMLVFLLGAGALTTQAHTNVSQFDVGQAVTPAQPIYAAGETIRIGHFQYKITSVQTISEDMDIMKSPRYGNTYLIIGLIIENQSHADVEVRSSIGFNLKDMDGQKQEPSIGAILAVKDPIDGTLRAGETVSGEIGYEVEKGVQTFDLSVIPDPLSSKTQVAAVRISVE, from the coding sequence ATGGAAAATGCAACACCAAAGATTGGAAGGCAGCGTCGATATTTCTCTCATAAGCAATATTGCTTACTTGTCCTCTTAGTTCCTATGCTAGTTTTTCTATTAGGTGCCGGAGCATTAACGACTCAGGCCCATACAAATGTATCTCAATTTGATGTCGGCCAGGCTGTAACGCCAGCTCAACCGATTTATGCAGCAGGCGAGACTATACGAATAGGGCATTTCCAATACAAAATAACAAGTGTACAGACCATTTCTGAAGACATGGATATTATGAAGTCACCCAGATACGGCAACACATACCTTATTATTGGACTGATTATTGAGAATCAAAGCCACGCAGATGTTGAGGTCAGGAGCAGCATAGGGTTTAATCTGAAAGATATGGATGGACAAAAACAAGAACCTAGTATTGGTGCGATTTTAGCAGTAAAAGATCCTATCGACGGCACCCTCCGGGCCGGAGAAACAGTTTCAGGAGAGATCGGGTATGAAGTTGAAAAAGGAGTTCAAACCTTTGACTTATCGGTTATTCCTGATCCCTTGAGCTCTAAGACTCAAGTGGCTGCCGTTCGAATTTCGGTGGAATGA
- a CDS encoding PLP-dependent aminotransferase family protein translates to MITLPICTTDTPLYKQIYEWVKAEIQAKNYRPHDKLPSKRKLSEHLCVSINTIDAAYSQLMDEGYIMAVPKKGYFVCEIDEYHNISIVEHDTTQRAQEGKSKVVVDFSPSDIDHTSFPYKIWRNLFKSCFDEADSSILKRTVSQGDMNLRKELVTFLHSSRGVNCDEKQIVIGAGTENSLRTLSLVLSKNTSIALENPVYRKAYQTFSHMGRKILPIPIDDKGIEVEPLQGLSHVAVYVTPSHQFPLGISMPIGRRVELLNFANRAEGRYIIEDDYDSEFRYIRKPIPSLQSIDKNGKVIYIGTFSTSIAPSIRISYMVLPINLLNDYYKIYSEFGSEVSILEQRLVAEFIAEGYYEKHLNKMRKLYKDKRGHLLKELAVFGDNIKVIGESAGNHILIKLLTLNNENDMCQAAAKNGVRVYPISNYLIGPRLEKYQNTFLLGYAALSKEEISKGVHLLGTAWNLAVSSI, encoded by the coding sequence ATGATTACATTGCCTATTTGTACCACCGATACCCCACTGTACAAACAAATCTATGAGTGGGTCAAAGCAGAAATCCAAGCCAAGAATTATAGACCTCATGACAAACTGCCTTCAAAGCGCAAACTTTCGGAACACCTATGTGTAAGTATCAATACCATCGATGCCGCATATAGCCAATTAATGGATGAAGGGTATATTATGGCAGTTCCTAAAAAAGGGTATTTTGTTTGTGAGATTGATGAATATCATAATATAAGTATAGTTGAGCATGACACTACTCAGAGAGCCCAAGAAGGTAAATCCAAGGTAGTGGTTGATTTTTCTCCCAGTGATATTGACCATACTTCTTTCCCATATAAAATTTGGAGAAATTTATTCAAGAGTTGTTTTGATGAAGCTGACTCCAGTATCTTAAAACGAACGGTTTCCCAGGGAGATATGAATTTAAGAAAGGAGTTGGTTACCTTTTTGCATAGCTCTCGGGGGGTCAACTGCGACGAAAAACAAATTGTGATAGGGGCTGGGACGGAAAATTCCTTAAGAACCTTGAGCCTTGTTCTAAGTAAAAACACAAGTATTGCTCTTGAAAATCCTGTATATCGAAAGGCTTACCAAACCTTTTCTCATATGGGCCGCAAAATATTGCCTATTCCCATTGATGACAAGGGAATCGAGGTTGAGCCCTTACAAGGTCTTTCTCATGTAGCGGTTTATGTAACTCCTTCCCATCAATTTCCCTTAGGTATCAGCATGCCCATAGGCAGGCGAGTCGAACTTTTAAATTTTGCCAACAGAGCTGAGGGGCGATATATAATCGAAGATGACTACGACAGTGAATTCAGATACATACGTAAGCCAATCCCTTCCTTGCAGAGCATTGATAAGAATGGAAAAGTAATTTATATAGGCACCTTTTCCACGTCAATTGCCCCTTCGATCAGGATTAGTTATATGGTCTTGCCTATAAATTTACTTAATGACTATTATAAAATATACAGTGAATTTGGATCCGAAGTCTCAATTCTAGAACAGAGATTAGTAGCTGAATTTATCGCTGAGGGATATTATGAAAAGCACCTCAATAAAATGCGAAAGCTTTATAAAGATAAGCGCGGGCATTTGCTCAAAGAATTAGCCGTTTTTGGGGATAATATTAAAGTTATTGGGGAGAGTGCGGGCAATCATATTTTGATTAAACTGTTGACATTAAACAATGAAAATGACATGTGTCAAGCTGCGGCGAAAAATGGTGTCAGGGTTTATCCTATTTCAAATTATTTGATCGGCCCTAGGCTGGAGAAGTATCAGAATACGTTTTTGTTAGGATATGCTGCCTTAAGCAAGGAGGAAATATCCAAGGGTGTTCATTTGCTCGGAACAGCTTGGAATTTGGCGGTTAGTTCTATTTAA
- a CDS encoding pyridoxamine kinase, giving the protein MDRQKRIAAIHDISCVGRCSLTVALPILSAAGFDTGVLPTAVLSTHTGGFEGFTYRDLTEDIKPISDHWQSLGIKFDALYSGFLGSFEQIDLVADLFDTFKSPETMIMVDPVMADNGVLYSVYSPEMAKGMAKLCAKADIIVPNLTEAAFLLDEDYVGENYSQEYIESTLKKLSSLGAKKVVLSGVSLEKDKLGAAAFDSESGKVSYAFNDRIEGYFHGTGDVFGSTLLSALLNNFPLEEAAQIAVDYTHRCILLTHQAELEKRYGVCFERALPYLIKKLGLLDESLLG; this is encoded by the coding sequence ATGGACAGGCAAAAAAGAATCGCGGCAATTCATGATATTTCTTGTGTCGGCAGATGTTCTCTGACTGTTGCACTGCCTATTCTTTCTGCTGCAGGATTTGACACAGGTGTATTGCCTACTGCTGTTCTTTCCACGCATACAGGTGGTTTTGAAGGGTTTACTTATAGAGATTTAACCGAAGATATTAAACCTATTTCCGATCATTGGCAATCTCTTGGCATTAAGTTTGATGCCTTATACAGCGGTTTTTTAGGTTCCTTCGAGCAAATTGATTTAGTGGCCGATTTGTTTGATACTTTTAAAAGCCCCGAGACCATGATTATGGTTGACCCTGTCATGGCAGATAATGGGGTTTTATACTCTGTATATTCACCGGAAATGGCCAAAGGCATGGCAAAACTCTGTGCCAAGGCGGATATTATTGTTCCGAACTTAACCGAAGCGGCTTTTCTTTTAGATGAAGACTATGTTGGCGAGAATTATTCTCAGGAATACATTGAGTCAACCTTGAAAAAGCTATCCTCTCTGGGGGCTAAAAAAGTGGTTCTTTCCGGGGTTTCTCTGGAGAAAGACAAATTGGGAGCTGCCGCTTTCGATAGTGAAAGCGGTAAAGTCAGCTACGCCTTTAATGACAGAATTGAAGGCTACTTTCATGGAACCGGGGATGTCTTTGGCAGCACCTTATTATCCGCACTGTTAAATAACTTCCCTCTGGAAGAAGCCGCCCAGATTGCCGTAGACTATACTCACAGGTGCATTCTTTTGACTCACCAAGCTGAACTGGAAAAGAGATATGGAGTATGCTTCGAAAGAGCTCTTCCCTATCTTATTAAGAAATTAGGCTTATTGGACGAGTCCTTGTTGGGGTAA
- a CDS encoding NAD(P)/FAD-dependent oxidoreductase produces the protein MARIIVAGGNFSGLTSVLELRRKIGYDHEIILISKSPDFLFVPSLIWVPLGKRKLKDLTIPLNSIVRRADVHFICAEITEIIAEKKIVRCGDKDLNYDYLIIATGPEWVFDQIPGEGLGSNVSFIVNPEKVLEARQRWLKFITEPGPVVIGVVPGSQCTGPAYEFLFNIEKRCRELDIRKKVDITFVTSEPYLGHLGLGGIMGSNYILKTMLPLFNINYITNAEIREVTNQALLLKSGPKIPYKYLMIMPRFKGAKAVQDSKGLGNSEGFIPVYDTYQHKNYPHIFGVGIAADLPMQFRTPVAIGIPKTGYAADESAKTAAENIARLLRGNEPLERKPMSQIPELCIMDAGGKEMLSFSDSLLKPRRFSIILPNPFCNINKLMFEKYYLWKVRHGLSKLP, from the coding sequence TTGGCAAGGATCATTGTGGCAGGGGGTAACTTTTCAGGACTTACAAGTGTGTTAGAACTACGGAGGAAAATAGGCTATGATCATGAGATTATTCTCATTTCGAAATCTCCCGACTTCTTATTTGTGCCCTCTCTGATTTGGGTTCCTTTGGGAAAGAGAAAACTAAAAGATCTGACAATACCTCTAAATTCTATAGTTCGGAGAGCAGATGTTCATTTTATTTGTGCTGAGATTACGGAGATAATAGCGGAAAAAAAGATTGTACGATGCGGAGATAAGGACTTAAACTATGACTATTTAATTATTGCTACCGGTCCGGAATGGGTTTTTGATCAAATACCTGGAGAAGGCTTAGGGAGCAATGTTTCCTTCATTGTCAATCCTGAGAAAGTGCTGGAAGCGCGTCAACGATGGCTGAAGTTTATCACGGAACCTGGACCGGTTGTAATTGGTGTGGTACCAGGCTCTCAGTGTACCGGACCCGCTTACGAGTTTTTATTTAACATTGAAAAGCGCTGTCGAGAACTTGATATTCGCAAGAAAGTAGACATCACCTTTGTTACCTCGGAACCTTATTTGGGGCACTTAGGTCTTGGTGGCATTATGGGAAGCAACTACATCCTCAAAACGATGCTGCCTTTATTTAATATTAACTACATAACCAATGCAGAAATCCGAGAAGTGACAAACCAGGCCCTACTGCTTAAAAGCGGCCCAAAAATACCTTACAAGTATTTAATGATAATGCCCAGGTTTAAAGGGGCTAAGGCAGTACAAGATTCCAAAGGATTAGGAAACTCCGAGGGCTTTATTCCGGTATACGATACCTACCAGCACAAAAATTATCCTCACATTTTTGGAGTGGGCATAGCGGCAGATCTGCCCATGCAGTTCAGAACTCCCGTTGCAATCGGTATTCCAAAGACGGGGTATGCAGCCGATGAATCTGCGAAAACAGCTGCAGAAAATATTGCCCGATTGCTCAGAGGCAATGAGCCATTGGAGAGAAAGCCCATGAGTCAAATACCTGAGTTATGCATCATGGATGCGGGGGGCAAAGAAATGTTGAGCTTTTCAGATAGTTTGCTGAAACCACGGAGATTTTCTATAATCCTGCCCAACCCCTTTTGCAATATCAATAAGCTTATGTTTGAAAAGTATTACCTATGGAAAGTGAGACACGGCCTAAGCAAGCTTCCTTAA
- a CDS encoding methyl-accepting chemotaxis protein — MTKFDAYQIIAGEIQQFFEEDVAVTLFDTEKIVAYYPGKTIDTKAKIGNPPTKGSNVIEALTSGQRVVRRVTKDLFGVPFVGIALPIFEGSKIAGCIAIACSLEHYDNLLNTGQEILDAVVKISSSAHNLSGATEELAATIHSMDDETEEVSKEMTRTNELTQQIKKISKQSNILGINAAIEASRAGEYGRGFAIVSEEVRKLATDTDASTQAIESNVQEVQSSVGLLIEAIKQLTEVTESHATEVAEIADTLTRIEALAKQLVIMGQH, encoded by the coding sequence GTGACAAAATTTGATGCTTATCAAATAATAGCTGGAGAAATACAACAATTCTTTGAGGAAGATGTTGCAGTTACCCTTTTTGATACTGAGAAAATTGTTGCTTATTACCCGGGAAAAACTATTGATACCAAAGCTAAAATCGGGAATCCGCCTACCAAAGGGTCTAATGTGATAGAAGCTTTGACAAGTGGACAACGGGTTGTCCGGCGGGTTACCAAAGATTTGTTTGGAGTGCCTTTTGTAGGTATTGCTTTGCCCATTTTTGAAGGATCGAAAATAGCAGGATGTATAGCAATTGCATGTTCGTTAGAGCATTATGACAATCTTTTAAATACAGGACAGGAAATCCTTGATGCAGTTGTTAAAATTTCATCTTCTGCACATAATCTATCGGGTGCAACTGAAGAGCTTGCCGCAACCATTCACAGTATGGATGATGAAACTGAAGAAGTAAGCAAAGAAATGACTAGAACCAATGAATTAACTCAGCAAATTAAGAAGATTTCTAAACAGAGTAACATCCTTGGAATCAATGCAGCGATTGAAGCTTCCAGAGCAGGAGAGTATGGACGAGGATTTGCCATTGTTTCAGAAGAGGTCAGGAAACTTGCCACAGATACGGATGCATCGACTCAAGCCATCGAAAGTAATGTACAGGAAGTCCAATCCTCAGTCGGCCTTTTAATCGAAGCGATTAAGCAACTCACAGAAGTAACGGAAAGTCACGCTACTGAGGTTGCAGAAATTGCCGACACCTTAACACGGATTGAAGCTTTGGCTAAGCAGCTTGTGATCATGGGCCAACATTGA
- a CDS encoding response regulator transcription factor — translation MVKMKVLVVDDEKPARETLTYLIDWNSTAFEIVATAKNGREALEKYNDFAPDLIITDIQMPVMDGLSLIKAIKDRNRWTKFVILSCHEQFSYAKEAIQIGVTDYLIKDMMTPQDVYTTLDKVQIELEEQERLLDQSFRTTLIAGEELFQVARPVALKTIILDDLPMSKKTALLNEFKLNLKASCFVLFLVCLDKHASYIGYDRWAELENRVCGSIEKILAEGLGGECFYHQNGEFIVIANLEESASELKHISKSFQIAQRIYRSLLKVQDFTITIGISQGFFRLCDSIKRYEEVKEAVKDKVLLGKEKIIFYNTKLNQYASLTHSEVVDKIAKINTYLQQKNLAKVEEELRILYGVDLQGYVHYSYLKEINAHMYGLIINFVNTYGIRYEELFGCNYIPFQQVEDLNSCEEIGEWFNNVFAQIIRQRTVQDTQRYTRHVKAAVEYINTHYSRDISLSEIAGALSLHKVYLCRLFKQETGTNLINYIMKVRVEEAKKLMFNSENKLYKIAEQVGYGNIQKFSAAFKKMTGMTPREFRQYSRRAPK, via the coding sequence ATGGTCAAAATGAAAGTGTTAGTGGTTGATGATGAGAAACCGGCTCGAGAGACCTTAACCTATCTGATTGATTGGAACTCCACCGCCTTTGAAATTGTCGCCACAGCAAAAAATGGCCGAGAAGCTTTAGAAAAATATAATGATTTTGCTCCGGACCTTATCATCACAGATATTCAGATGCCGGTAATGGATGGACTATCTTTAATAAAAGCAATTAAGGACCGTAATCGTTGGACTAAATTTGTAATTTTAAGTTGTCATGAGCAATTTTCTTACGCGAAAGAAGCCATACAAATAGGTGTAACAGACTATCTGATTAAAGATATGATGACTCCACAAGATGTCTATACAACGCTGGACAAGGTTCAAATAGAATTGGAAGAACAGGAAAGACTCCTGGACCAATCATTTAGAACAACGTTAATCGCGGGTGAAGAACTTTTTCAGGTTGCCAGGCCGGTTGCTTTAAAGACTATTATCTTAGACGATCTGCCAATGAGCAAAAAGACAGCTTTATTAAATGAATTCAAATTAAACCTTAAGGCAAGTTGTTTTGTACTTTTTTTAGTTTGCTTGGATAAGCATGCTTCTTATATAGGATATGATAGGTGGGCTGAGTTAGAGAACAGAGTTTGTGGTTCTATTGAGAAGATCTTGGCTGAAGGTCTGGGCGGAGAATGTTTTTATCATCAAAACGGAGAGTTTATCGTGATTGCTAATTTAGAAGAGAGTGCAAGTGAATTAAAACATATCTCAAAGAGCTTCCAAATAGCCCAGCGCATCTATAGAAGTCTTCTAAAAGTCCAAGATTTTACGATAACCATAGGAATCAGTCAAGGGTTCTTTAGGCTTTGTGATAGTATAAAGCGATATGAAGAAGTAAAAGAAGCGGTAAAAGACAAGGTTTTATTAGGTAAGGAAAAAATCATCTTCTACAATACAAAGTTGAATCAATATGCTTCCTTAACTCACTCGGAAGTAGTTGATAAAATTGCCAAAATAAATACATACCTCCAGCAGAAAAACCTTGCTAAGGTAGAGGAAGAATTGAGAATTCTATATGGAGTAGATCTGCAAGGGTATGTACATTACAGTTACCTGAAAGAAATAAATGCCCATATGTACGGCTTAATCATCAATTTTGTCAACACATACGGCATTAGGTATGAAGAATTATTTGGTTGTAACTATATTCCTTTCCAACAGGTAGAAGATTTGAACTCTTGTGAAGAAATTGGAGAATGGTTTAATAATGTTTTTGCGCAAATCATTAGACAAAGAACGGTACAGGATACTCAACGATATACCAGACATGTTAAAGCAGCCGTCGAGTATATTAACACTCATTACAGCAGAGACATTAGTCTTTCAGAGATAGCGGGAGCGTTATCCTTACATAAAGTGTATCTATGTCGATTATTTAAACAAGAAACAGGGACTAATTTAATTAATTATATAATGAAGGTAAGAGTTGAAGAGGCAAAAAAACTCATGTTTAATTCTGAGAATAAACTTTATAAAATTGCCGAGCAGGTAGGATATGGAAACATCCAAAAATTCAGTGCGGCTTTTAAAAAAATGACAGGTATGACACCCAGAGAATTTCGACAATATTCCAGAAGAGCTCCTAAGTGA
- a CDS encoding sensor histidine kinase — protein sequence MIIILAIASSISWVYNKKLIEQTGTIADQKMQIITMDMDKEIATILGICDNLRDNEELQQLMNLEDETFWNDYSTMKKISDILQKSVYAYTSVTSIFATNLDKQICDPLYQIYPYREIIADYKDFDEFIASGKFNAFSAPTNFPNRLDSINDIEKSEITFFSQYMSNYNFKLFGYLLININKEQLFRDVSQTHKKVFDFTYIIDEKNEVINKFGTPLQEDDIIRAFGSRDGKNHEILEINGEEYYLIRQSLSAYPDWKIIGGIAYGKVKKDSTLILNIVYIIGIFSVLAGIFIAYLLAKKITDPIIEINRAMTQFEERKWPRHLNANTEDELKSLVHGFNHMVDQVKALLEQVHKEHEEKIKVEVNSLELRLELLQAQINPHFIHNTLNAVKYLALLKGAEDIREIIHSFNLLLRASISEARDFVSINEELELVDSYINIQRYRYDNDFQVLYNLDDCLERTQIPKLILQPIVENSLFHGIIPKDRKGTIKISIFAVRDKILISVIDDGVGIESDKLESIFSENLLQNSNKGFNNIGLKNINTRLKLYYGDDYTLQIESSVGKGTCVWFYIPK from the coding sequence GTGATTATTATTTTGGCCATCGCCAGTTCCATCAGCTGGGTTTACAATAAAAAGCTCATTGAACAAACAGGAACCATAGCCGATCAAAAAATGCAGATTATCACAATGGACATGGATAAGGAGATAGCCACAATACTAGGAATTTGTGATAATCTTCGTGATAATGAAGAGTTACAACAATTAATGAATCTAGAAGATGAGACTTTTTGGAACGACTACTCTACAATGAAAAAAATCTCTGATATTTTGCAGAAAAGTGTTTATGCTTACACTTCAGTGACCTCGATTTTTGCTACTAATTTAGATAAACAAATTTGTGATCCTTTATATCAGATATATCCCTATCGTGAAATCATAGCTGATTATAAGGATTTCGATGAGTTTATTGCCTCAGGAAAGTTTAACGCTTTTTCTGCTCCAACCAACTTCCCCAATCGATTAGACAGCATTAATGACATTGAAAAATCTGAGATAACGTTTTTCAGCCAATATATGAGCAATTACAATTTTAAGCTATTTGGTTATCTATTAATTAATATCAATAAAGAGCAGCTATTTAGAGATGTAAGTCAAACTCACAAGAAGGTGTTTGATTTTACCTACATCATTGATGAAAAGAATGAAGTAATTAATAAATTTGGCACTCCTCTGCAAGAGGATGATATAATCCGAGCCTTTGGGTCTCGAGACGGCAAAAACCATGAAATCCTTGAGATCAATGGAGAGGAATACTATCTTATCCGCCAATCTCTCAGCGCTTATCCGGATTGGAAAATTATCGGAGGAATAGCTTATGGCAAGGTTAAAAAAGATTCAACGTTGATTTTAAATATTGTCTACATTATTGGGATATTTAGTGTCTTGGCTGGCATTTTTATAGCCTATTTGTTAGCGAAAAAAATAACAGACCCAATCATTGAAATTAATAGAGCTATGACTCAGTTTGAAGAGAGGAAATGGCCTCGCCATTTGAATGCTAATACAGAGGATGAACTGAAGAGTCTCGTTCATGGATTTAATCATATGGTGGATCAAGTTAAGGCTTTATTGGAGCAAGTGCATAAAGAGCATGAAGAAAAGATCAAAGTTGAAGTTAATAGTTTAGAGTTAAGACTTGAATTGTTGCAGGCTCAAATCAATCCTCATTTTATTCACAACACCTTAAATGCTGTCAAATATCTAGCATTACTCAAAGGGGCAGAGGATATTAGAGAGATTATTCATTCCTTTAATTTATTGCTGCGAGCCAGTATATCAGAGGCGAGGGATTTTGTTTCAATTAATGAAGAATTGGAACTTGTAGACAGCTATATTAACATTCAACGTTATCGTTATGATAACGATTTTCAAGTTCTATATAACCTGGATGATTGTCTTGAAAGAACTCAGATTCCTAAACTTATTCTTCAACCCATTGTAGAGAATTCTCTCTTTCATGGGATTATTCCCAAAGACCGCAAAGGAACTATAAAAATCAGCATCTTTGCAGTTCGTGACAAGATATTAATCAGTGTGATTGATGATGGAGTTGGCATTGAAAGCGACAAATTAGAATCTATTTTCAGTGAAAATCTTCTCCAAAATTCCAATAAGGGTTTTAACAACATAGGGTTAAAGAATATTAATACTCGTTTGAAATTGTATTATGGTGATGATTATACCCTACAAATTGAGAGCAGCGTTGGAAAAGGCACTTGTGTTTGGTTTTATATCCCTAAATAA